One window of Myxocyprinus asiaticus isolate MX2 ecotype Aquarium Trade chromosome 4, UBuf_Myxa_2, whole genome shotgun sequence genomic DNA carries:
- the LOC127439885 gene encoding layilin-like encodes MDLMKISGCAYLICLCFSTCASKLLGGQQICKRGTEKPCYKIAYFQDDRRKLNFEDASRACRSDGGDLLSIESKSEQKLIETFIYELKASDGDFWIGLRRDQGYEEINGDCPSQYYWLDGSQATFRNWHLDEPSCGFEVCVVMYHQPSAPPGQGGAYMFQWNDDNCETKNNFICKYNKDKPAAPIPAENRTFRDALPTPKIPRYPSVTVKDDGMRTVVSEHADNALNIAYIVLPTIPLLLLLIVATGVFCFKLFTKRKKEQSETCPKETGYWAAGERCHSPSPDVYNVIRRQHESDLADTRPDIKNTSFLGSSPDTPPGDYDNLPRRDTESGFVTLASTESDFVTNYMFDTLQGHGSGRYYRDQGWMDG; translated from the exons ATGGATTTGATGAAAATATCTGGTTGCGCGTATCTGATTTGTCTCTGCTTCTCCACGTGCGCGTCTAAGCTCCTCGGTG GCCAACAGATCTGCAAGCGTGGCACTGAGAAGCCCTGCTATAAAATCGCCTACTTTCAGGATGACCGACGTAAACTCAACTTTGAAGATGCCAGCCGAGCCTGCAGGAGTGATGGTGGAGACCTTCTCAGTATTGAGTCTAAGTCTGAGCAGAAGCTTATAGAGACTTTCATCTATGAATTGAAAGCATCAGACGGAGACTTCTGGATTGGGCTCCGCAGGGATCAAGGCTATGAGGAGATAAATGGAGACTGCCCATCTCAGTACTACTGGCTGGACGGAAGCCAGGCAACCTTCAG gaaCTGGCACTTGGATGAGCCTTCTTGTGGGTTTGAGGTGTGTGTAGTGATGTACCATCAGCCCTCTGCTCCTCCTGGTCAGGGTGGAGCTTACATGTTCCAGTGGAATGATGACAATTGTGAAACCAAGAACAACTTTATCTGCAAGTACAACAAAG ATAAACCTGCAGCACCCATCCCTGCTGAGAATAGAACATTTAGAG ATGCTCTTCCAACACCCAAAATACCCAGATACCCTTCTGTCACAGTGAAGGATGATGGCATGAGAACGGTTGTATCTGAACATGCAG ACAATGCTCTCAATATTGCCTACATTGTACTGCCTACTATACCACTACTACTGCTATTGATTGTGGCAACAGGAGTTTTCTGCTTCAAGCTTTTCACTAAGAG GAAGAAAGAACAATCTGAGACCTGTCCGAAGGAAACAGGGTACTGGGCAGCAGGGGAAAGATGCCACAGCCCGAGCCCTGATGTCTACAACGTCATCCGAAGGCAGCACGAATCAGACCTAGCCGACACACGCCCTGACATCAAGAACACTTCCTTCCTGGGTTCTTCTCCAGACACTCCACCAGGAGATTATGACAACTTGCCACGCAGGGACACTGAGAGCGGTTTTGTGACACTGGCCAGCACTGAGAGCGACTTTGTGACGAATTATATGTTTGATACTCTGCAAGGCCATGGAAGTGGGAGATACTACAGAGaccaaggatggatggatggatga